One region of Termitidicoccus mucosus genomic DNA includes:
- a CDS encoding amidophosphoribosyltransferase — MSDKLTHECGIALIRLKKPLSHYQEKYGSPLWGFTKLYLLMEKQHNRGQDGAGVACVKLDVPPGEPFLFRERCVKTNPLDRIFKTLQSDYAKKTASGLIHPEFADTVRKHFDFGGELLMGHLRYGTSGGYSLSSCHPFFRRSPWPTRNLALCGNFNMTNTEELNSSLIAMGHHPIFATDTQALLEKIGFYLDEEHEDIYRFLRSRGLTGTELSRRISDDLDLARVLTRASQNWDGGYTLCGLIGNGDAFVARDPAGIRPCWRYEDDEVIAFASERAPLMTVFDAAAETTSEVPPGHVVVVKKNGAVSSAPFTAPLPRAACSFERIYFSRGNDLDIYAERKALGGGLADQVIAAIDHDWGNTIFSFIPNTAEVGYFGLLHTLRERRRDEVKKIILDASRAGTLDEAMLDEVILRNWPRGEKVVSKDIKLRTFIGEEGARNLLASHVYDITYGTVRPGIDNLVCVDDSIVRGTTLRKSILRMLSRLNPKKIVIASTAPQIRYPDCYGIDMSELGKFIAFEAAISLIKERGKESLLNEVYQLCRQAVERGETENHVRKIYDSFTADEISKKIADLVRPRRNIAWDGPLEIIFQSIANLHAAVPNHTGDWYFTGKYPTPGGYRVVNQAYINYYEKADGRSY; from the coding sequence ATGAGCGACAAACTCACCCACGAATGCGGCATCGCCCTCATCCGCCTGAAAAAACCTCTCTCGCATTATCAGGAGAAATACGGCTCTCCGCTCTGGGGCTTCACCAAGCTCTATCTCCTTATGGAGAAACAGCACAACCGTGGCCAGGACGGCGCCGGCGTCGCCTGCGTGAAACTCGACGTCCCGCCCGGCGAGCCCTTCCTGTTCCGCGAACGCTGCGTCAAAACCAACCCCCTCGACCGCATCTTCAAAACCCTCCAGTCCGACTACGCCAAAAAAACCGCCTCCGGCCTCATCCATCCCGAATTTGCCGACACCGTCCGCAAGCACTTCGACTTCGGCGGCGAACTGCTCATGGGCCACCTCCGCTACGGCACCTCCGGCGGCTACTCCCTCAGTTCCTGCCACCCCTTCTTCCGCCGCAGCCCCTGGCCCACCCGCAACCTCGCCCTTTGCGGGAACTTCAACATGACCAACACCGAGGAGCTCAACAGCAGCCTCATCGCCATGGGCCACCACCCCATCTTCGCGACCGACACCCAGGCGCTCCTCGAAAAAATCGGCTTCTATCTCGACGAGGAGCACGAGGACATCTACCGCTTCCTCCGCTCCCGCGGCCTCACCGGCACCGAGCTTTCCCGGCGCATCTCCGACGACCTCGACCTTGCCCGCGTCCTCACCCGCGCCTCCCAGAACTGGGACGGCGGCTACACCCTCTGCGGCCTCATCGGCAACGGCGACGCCTTTGTCGCGCGCGACCCCGCCGGCATCCGCCCCTGCTGGCGCTACGAGGACGACGAGGTCATCGCCTTCGCCTCCGAGCGCGCCCCGCTCATGACCGTCTTCGACGCCGCCGCCGAGACCACCAGCGAGGTTCCCCCCGGCCACGTCGTCGTCGTCAAGAAAAACGGCGCCGTCTCCTCCGCGCCCTTCACCGCGCCGCTGCCCCGCGCCGCCTGCTCCTTCGAGCGCATCTATTTTTCCCGCGGCAACGACCTCGACATCTACGCCGAGCGCAAGGCCCTCGGCGGCGGCCTCGCCGACCAAGTCATCGCCGCCATCGACCACGACTGGGGCAACACCATCTTCTCCTTCATCCCCAACACCGCCGAAGTCGGCTACTTCGGCCTCCTCCACACCCTGCGCGAACGCCGCCGCGACGAGGTGAAAAAAATCATCCTCGATGCCTCCCGCGCCGGCACCCTCGACGAGGCCATGCTCGACGAGGTCATCCTGCGCAACTGGCCCCGCGGCGAAAAAGTCGTCAGCAAGGACATCAAGCTCCGCACCTTCATCGGCGAGGAGGGCGCGCGCAACCTGCTCGCCAGCCACGTCTATGACATCACCTACGGCACCGTCCGCCCCGGCATCGACAACCTCGTCTGCGTCGATGACTCCATCGTGCGCGGCACCACGCTGCGAAAGTCGATCCTGCGCATGCTCTCGCGCCTCAACCCGAAGAAAATCGTCATCGCCTCGACCGCGCCGCAAATCCGCTACCCCGACTGCTATGGCATCGACATGTCGGAACTCGGCAAATTCATCGCCTTCGAGGCCGCTATCTCCCTCATCAAGGAACGCGGCAAGGAAAGCCTCCTCAACGAGGTTTACCAGCTCTGCCGCCAGGCCGTGGAACGCGGCGAGACGGAGAACCACGTCCGTAAAATCTACGACTCCTTCACCGCGGACGAAATCTCCAAAAAAATCGCCGATCTCGTCCGCCCCCGGCGCAACATCGCCTGGGACGGCCCGTTGGAAATCATCTTCCAAAGCATCGCCAACCTGCATGCCGCGGTGCCGAATCACACCGGCGACTGGTATTTCACCGGCAAATACCCGACGCCCGGCGGCTACCGCGTGGTGAACCAGGCTTATATCAATTACTACGAAAAAGCCGACGGCAGAAGCTACTGA
- a CDS encoding dihydrodipicolinate synthase family protein, producing MNNNKFHLTGLVAAPFTPFDANGALNLAMIPRLADHYAATGVSGAFVCGTTGEGSSMSNEERMIAAEAWRKATAGKLNLIVHVGHNSLVDSRALAAHAEKIGAEAVAAIAPCFFRPGSVSELVDWCAGIASAAPGTPFYYYHMPAMTGVNFAMVDFAPLAVKRIPNFGGIKFTHENIMDFSSALAAGEGGYDVLFGRDEILLSALVMGATGAVGSTYNYAAPIYNRVIKAYKAGDMAAARREQLKSIQFIEVFCKYGGMSANKVIMKLIGLDCGPVRQPLSQITSAQEAALKADLERIGFFEAVRVG from the coding sequence ATGAACAACAACAAATTCCATTTAACCGGGCTGGTAGCGGCCCCGTTTACTCCATTTGATGCAAATGGGGCCCTGAACCTGGCGATGATTCCGCGGCTGGCCGACCACTACGCGGCGACCGGCGTGAGCGGGGCCTTTGTCTGCGGCACGACGGGCGAGGGCTCGTCGATGTCCAACGAGGAGCGCATGATTGCGGCCGAGGCGTGGCGCAAGGCCACCGCCGGGAAGCTCAATCTCATCGTGCATGTCGGCCACAACAGCCTGGTCGATTCCCGCGCGCTGGCCGCGCATGCCGAAAAGATCGGCGCCGAGGCCGTCGCGGCCATTGCGCCGTGCTTTTTCCGCCCCGGCTCGGTGTCGGAACTGGTCGATTGGTGCGCGGGCATCGCGAGCGCCGCGCCGGGGACGCCGTTTTATTATTACCACATGCCGGCCATGACCGGGGTGAATTTCGCGATGGTGGATTTCGCCCCGCTGGCGGTGAAGCGCATCCCGAATTTCGGGGGGATCAAGTTCACGCATGAAAACATCATGGACTTCAGCAGCGCGCTGGCGGCGGGAGAAGGCGGCTACGATGTGCTTTTCGGCCGCGATGAAATATTATTGTCCGCGCTGGTGATGGGCGCGACCGGGGCGGTGGGCAGCACCTACAACTACGCGGCGCCCATCTACAATCGCGTGATCAAAGCCTACAAGGCGGGGGACATGGCGGCGGCACGCAGGGAGCAATTGAAGTCGATACAATTCATCGAGGTATTTTGCAAATACGGCGGGATGTCGGCGAACAAGGTGATCATGAAGCTCATCGGGCTGGATTGCGGGCCGGTGCGGCAGCCGTTGTCGCAAATCACTTCCGCCCAGGAGGCGGCGCTGAAGGCGGACTTGGAACGGATTGGGTTCTTCGAAGCGGTCCGGGTCGGGTAG